The following proteins are encoded in a genomic region of Salvelinus namaycush isolate Seneca chromosome 12, SaNama_1.0, whole genome shotgun sequence:
- the LOC120057219 gene encoding vesicle-associated membrane protein 2, producing MSAPAAAGAPADGAAPPPNLTSNRRLQQTQAQVDEVVDIMRVNVDKVLERDQKLSELDDRADALQAGASQFETSAAKLKNKYWWKNAKMMIILGLICAIVLIVIIVYFST from the exons GTCTGCCCCAGCTGCCGCCGGCGCCCCCGCAGATGGAGCGGCGCCCCCTCCAAACCTCACCAGCAACCGCCGCCTGCAACAGACACAGGCTCAGGTGGATGAG GTGGTGGATATCATGCGTGTAAACGTGGATAAGGTTCTGGAGCGTGATCAAAAACTGTCAGAGCTGGATGATCGGGCCGATGCCTTGCAGGCTGGAGCCTCACAGTTCGAGACCAGTGCTGCAAAACTCAAGAACAAGTACTGGTGGAAGAACGCCAAG ATGATGATTATCCTGGGGCTGATATGTGCGATTGTCCTCATCGTCATCATCG tctacttCAGCACCTAA